Part of the Marasmius oreades isolate 03SP1 chromosome 5, whole genome shotgun sequence genome is shown below.
CCCCACCTTCGGTCGTAACGTGATCCATAACGCCATCAGTATCGGTACTCCTGTTACCGCCTTTACCAAACTTCTTTAAAACCTTTTCGATGATTTCTACGCCCCCTGCGCAGCTATCAACATCAATAGTAAAAGTGAGTCCTTGCCCTTCATCTGGGAGGAAGAATTTACAAAGTTTCCGCCGCAGGTCATCGAGAGATGGAGCAGCGGTGTGTGAAGGAACAGGGAGATTGAACAGTCCACGACCGATTGTGTAGGGATGGGAAGGAGCAGAAGGTGTGACGGGGGTAGACGCGCCACCAAATTGTTCTTGTATGGGAGAAAGGTTAGGTGCTTGATGGGGTGGGTGCGGGGGATGTAAAGCAGAGGCGTAGGGATGTGATCCGGTAGAAGGTACATTTCGTTTTGAAGTGGATCCTCCGGAGCCGCTCCTACCATGGTTATTTGTTGAAGTGGACGGAGAGGATGACGAACCCGAGGATCCCTTTAAACGATCACCCGCAGGCGGTAATGGGGAAGTAGATCTGGCAGGAAAAGATGTAATTTGAGGTGTTTTTCCGCCTCCGAGATTTCCAGGACGAGGGTCTGCGGGAAGATGATACCCAGACCAAGGGCTAGATGGTGTATGTACTTCGCGATCGCGAGAAGTGTTGTGAGGTGGTCTGGCTTGGGGACGAGACGAAGGCAGTGGTGGCGGTTGGTGGCGCGGGATTGGAGGTAGAGGAGGAAGGTTGACGCGAGCAGAATGAGGTTTGGGAGCTGAAGATACGGTCGAATCTGTCGTGTTAGGGACTGGTTGGGTTGCGGGATTTGGAAGGGGCCGGATAGCCGGAGATTCTCGAACCAAAGCTGGTAGATTGTCCTTGTTGTTGGCAAGAAGGGTAAGAGGGGCGGGTCTAACACCTGGCCTGCGTGCGGGGCGAGTGCTTGttggtgaagaagaggaaggagaaggatcaGCAGACGGTGTCGATGGCGATCTGGATGTCTGGCACTTCTGACGAAGAACCTTGACAGCATTCAGAATCCTGAGACGATCACCAATGCTGGTAACACCCATCTCTTGGAGGATGGTCTGGTCAAGTTCGAGCAGAATATCGCCTCGAATGTCGTTCTGACGGAATGTAGTAGCATGACTGGAGCATTTGATATCTGCGAGCCATCTTGCAACATGCATGTCCGACCATGTTCGTATGAATTCTCGGTAGATCATGCCAGCTGGTGCCTCCAACACGGAGTTTCCTTGAGTCGTTGTCGGTGTCGTAGGGAAGGGTGAGGTCTGTCCTCGGATTCCTGGGATTCCATAAAGAAGAGAGCGTGCTGATGGTGTGGCAGGGGGGGACTCGGAGTTTATGGCTGACAAGACAGCCGCCATCgccgatgacgacgacgacgatggtagGAACAACGACGAGGGAGCAGCGGAAAAGTCGAGCAGTTGATTATGTAATTGTCCTTAGCAACGCGGAGAATTCCCCAAGGTCATGATCAAGGATCGCCTGCTATATTCCTGTCAACCAGATAGATATTGTAAGCTCATAAGAGTCTATAAGTTATCACTTCCTGTATTCTGGTCGGTCAAGCGTAATCTAAACGCTTATTCCCGGCCCTGGCGGCTCTCCAGACGTAAATATGCAGATTGAAGTGAACGACTTTGTTAACGaaagttcaaacgttcaccaATCAGGGGTATACCCCTTCGTAGATCATAGATGTGGTCACTGTcggtattattattagggaTTTACTGATTACTCGGCGGGAAGTATCAGGAACAGGATTGATGCTGACAGCTACTGGCTATTGCCACGATTGCCAGCGGGAGCTGTGATATCCAAGCATCTACAGTATGGCATTCTGACCAGCGAGAGGGATTTTAACGCTAACGGTATTTAATATTGGACTCCGTACTGGCATACCTGAGAGAACCCTGGCAACGTACAGTAGTCGCGttcaaagttgaaacagCTACTTTGTAAGTCTGTAAGTCGGCCCAGCTGTAAGTGCCAAACAACTGAAAAAGGAAGGTGATTAGTAAGACTGCCGCGCGACACGTTTGAGGTTTCCGTGAGCTCCCCCCCACCCTCCACTGCTTGCTGGGACTAAGTTTTGGGCTTAATTAGGACAAATCGACTAGCTTGAACTATTAtgagaaaatatagagagttTTAAACTCAAAAACGGTAGAATGAACGCCTGACGTATTGAACTGGGGTGGGCATTATCTTTTCGAGCGAGCTGGGCTGGCGCGGCAGTCTTACTAATCACATTCCTTTTTTGGTTGTTTAGCACTTACAGCTGGGCCGACTTACAGACTTACAAAGTAGctgtttcaactttgaaCGCGACTATATAGTGCTCTAAGCTGGGATGTTACAACCACGTGTCCGTGACACACGTGACCTTGCGCGACGCGTGTACTGCAATAATCTCCTCTCCTCTGCGCCATGTAACTCTAGAATTCACATATCTCTTACAACTCACCTTTACCATGACGGTAAGGTCAGGTTGCTCCTAATGAAAACACTATATCTCTCATTCAACAGGACCTTACATTTTGTTACCTCCACATGTCAAAATATGATCTCGCAGTCATAGATACTCTTGAAACGACGGAGTACATCAAGACAGACCTTGCAGACGACGGTTCGCAGATTCATTTAAGATCACCCGGTTCATTGAAATAATGCACTACATTTCAGAGCTCGATATCCCAAGTTACATGATCCCCCCAAATCCAGAGGATGCTGATAGTTCGCTGATTTTTTTATGTCATCGGTCTCAGCTGTACTCATGTTTGTTACAGTGCTTCCTTCTCAGGTACACCCATCCTATCCTTACGGGAACCCCACAAATACCAAACACCCCGCGGCGAAGCCAAGGCCGCCCTACGACCCAACATCGCGTGCGCTATATGAGGACATGGGGTACGAAGGAGGAGGTGTGGCTGGTGCACTTCGTTGGAAGGATATGGCACTCGAGGTACTGCTCCCTACTGATGAGGCAAAGGAAATGTCTGAGAAGGCTGCCAAAGCTCGGAAAATGGCTAGTGGTGCTGGCAATCATGGTCAGCAGCctcaaccaccacctcctACTCTCGCACAAGATGATCATACcgtcgaagaggaggaagaaggtgaaggcgacgaagatgaagacgaaaaTGACGAGAATGAAAatgatgatgaggaggaaggaagtgaggaagaggaggaatgaATGATCATGTAATGTTATCCTCTGGCCGTTACCGTAGTCACCAATGTTTCGCCTACGTGATCCTGCAGCAAATCTTTGGGGTCGCCCTCTTGTTCCACAGACCATTCGTATGCTTCTAACAGAATCGTGTCGGTCAAGGGAACAGAATAAGAAGCAAGGACTGAAATTATGTTTGCGACGCGAGAAATGGCAATTCTTGTGGAATCATCGATGTTCTGATTCGGATGAGAATTGTAAGATACAACGTAGAGCAAAGCAATGGCAACTTCACATCGTTTCGATTTGAGTATACTGCCTCCGCGTCAAACCCCTCCTCGCCCTCACGTTCGTTTTCTTTTACATGCTTGCTTATCCAGATATACCCATTCAAGCCCAGGATTAAGTCGACACCACATGGAAGAGAAATGAAATGAGATTTGAGTCGGCGAACCAGGTTTGGGGGTACAGTGATCAATTGACCATTCCGAAGCTTTCAAGAGATTCAGGACCATCACCGCAAAAAGATTCGAAAATTTACCTTCCCATAACTCAACGATCGAGTATGAAGTGACATGGTGCCATCGCCGAAAAAGGCCTGTACTTCCGCTACAAGCAAGTCACCCTCTTCAAAAAACATTCTCATCTGAAGCTCATCGCTTTCGAGTTTCCTTCGCTAAAAGCACGGTTAGATCGACAACAAAGGGAATCTACGCGATCGTTACCTGAACGCCTCCTGGTAAGTTGACAGACGATAGCATCAAAACCGCCTCTTGCCTCGAGTTTGCCTCAACTTTCCATCTACGAGCCTGAACCTAATCGTGGTTGAGTGCAGGTGTTGTCGTGAAATTTGAAACATACCTCAGTGATCCTCCCGACAACCAAGTCACCGACTTCTGGGTTATACCTTCGGATACTTAGACGCGTCTAGACCTTGCGCGAGAGAAAACTCACCTCGTTCGGACTGGCCTCACTGTTATCAATTTGTTCACCCTTTCTACGACACCCGCCACAGAAGCGATCACCTCATCATTGTCGACGTATGTGCCATGGCCTCTGATGTTCATGAGATCAAGAAAATGCACGTACTTCAAGAAAACATACCTCATGTAGGCCTGAGCAGACGTAAGAGATTCGCCAGGCCAGGCTAATTTGAGCTCATCGCTTTCTAAGAACCCATTCTCATCGAGGTCCATTTCATCCCCGTCTTCTTCGAACACCGGCGTTTTAAAAGTCTCTTGAtactgaggaaaagaagtaaACGCTATCATCTTGAAATCTGACATGGCCGAGGTTCAACACGGCAGATTGGCAAAATATATAACTTAATCAATATTATTGATTATATTCCCACACGCGAAGGCAGATCCCACATTCAATCATGTAAGAAATTAAAGTACTCAAGACCTAGTCTAAAATCTTGGAGCATGTCCCCTCGAAACCATCACAAAAAGGTGTATATGTGTACTTACTGTAATTACGAGCAATCAGAATCTTCAAACTTGGCCCGGGACTTGTGTTAGATGATAGATCTCCAATTAGTCTCTGGATCTGGAAGTGAGCTGTCGTTGCGACTCAATGAAGAGAGTTTGTATCACGAAGCTTGCCTACTGCTCGCCGCTTTGAGATCGCAGTGTAGATCTTCTGCATGCTTTCGAGATGCCTCGCTGGTTGAAGAGAATTCCTGGGCCGGCGTTTGGCGAATATGGGACTTGCTTACCAATTCCAACGGCGCTTTGTGGGTACCTACTACCAAACGCTCCTCATGCTTGTTGAAGACTACAGTAGTGGCAGCGAAAGTGAAGGCGACTCACAGGTAGCTCCTCCGAAGCAACCTAATCCTCCATCCAAAAAATCCTCATCTCTAGTATTGCCACCACCAGGGCCTACCGTCAAGGCGAAAAGAAAAGTTGCAATTGGGTTACCTACTCTGAAACCTGCCGAAGATGAACACGAAGATGATGACAGACCAGCACCCAAAAAATTCCGGCCATCACCTGGTGCAGGAGCATCGTCGTTACTGTCGATGCTTCCCGCACCAAAGCAGAAGATAGTCAGTCCTGCAGCTCCCGAACGAGTTTTGGGTGGAGGAAAGGGTCCTGGGCTAGTTTTCAATTCACGACCACGACCTCCTACAGAACCCCCTCTAAACGATTCAGATGAGGTAGATGGGATAAACGAAGAGGAGGCTGAGCAAACCAGCACTCTTTTGAAAGCAGACACTTCTGCAACGTCTATGTTATTTCTCCCACCTTCTCTTGTGAAAGGAAAAGCCAATATCTCCCTTGAAGAAGGGAAGCCACGAGCACGTCCACGGACCACGACCGCCGCTGCTCCTGCGACGGGGTTCTTCTCATTGGGTAAGCTTATCATTCGTTCGATCCACAGGTCGTGAGTTGCACACATGTATAAATCCACCTACTTTCAggctccacctccacctccacctccacatccacatccactgCCTCATCTCAACCGAAAGCAGCCCCGGTGAGCATATCAGCGGCGCCAGAGCTACCTACCTTCGAAATACCCGAACCAACTGTAAACGACCCATATCCGGGCTACTATCAACTCCCCTCAGGACAGTGGGCCGCTCATTCCTTTGAATTTTATGAGAAGTTTAGAAAGAAGTGGGAAAAAGACTATAATACACAGCTTCGAGCGCTCGAGAAGGGTTCTGCAAAGGGTTTCGAAGGCTACGATCGCGGAGACGtggaggatgtggatgccgCACAACAGATGGAGCGCGCGAAGCGAGAGGTCAAAGAACTAGAGGAAAGGAAAGCAGTTACGAAAATTGCTCAAGGAGAACCTGCGAAACCTAAGATGACCTTGAATGTGAGTGGTCAAACAGGCTTTTCATCTTGTCGATTGCATTACTGATATTGGAGAAAGGCATCCAAGATGAGCGGCATAGCTCGCTCCAGACATCAGCTAGCGACGATGCTCAACGAGGCGTACACAAATCGAGAGGCACTAGAAGAGAAGATAGCCGAGGGTCGCAGAAACCGCAAGGAGGCAGGAAATAAATATGGTACGCTATCTCCTAAAAACTTCGCTGTAGTTATGTTATCTCATTCACTTCAATACAGGATTCTGATATTGGCCTTGTTACGACTCAAGAACAGATGCCAACGGTCGATTTAGTCATATTGACACACCGAGTCTCTGAAATACTACATTCCTATGAGTATATGGCCAATATGCAAAACGagaaatgaataatgatACAGGGTACAAAAAGCAGACTTGATAAGATCACTTCGCGCCAGAAGACGAGTATTCTGGATGAACGTCAATAACCTGTTTACCTAAGACTAGAAAAGAGCTCACTAGTCACGGATTTCGTGCCTTCCGAGATAGCATGCTTAGCCAGTTCACCTGGCAGAATAAGACGCACACTGGTCTGAATTTCACGGGAGGAGATTGTGGATTTCTTGGAGTATGTGGCAAGCTCTGCGAGGAGTCTGAGTGAAAAATCATCTCGCTGAGAGAAAAGGCAACGCACTTGAAGCTTCAGTAGCAATACGTTCAAAGATATCATTCACAAAGGAGTTGAGGATAGCCATCGCCTTATTAGAAATACCAGTGTCAGGGTGGACTTGCTTCAACACTAAATAGCGTGACATGTGAGTACAAGAGTCAAACGCTTTTAACAATGTGAAACACGCACCTTTGTAGATATAAGAGCTGTAAGTTTCCTTTCTAGTCTTTTTGcgcttcttcttttcaccGTCAGCACCAGTGGATGGCTTGCTGCTCTTGCTTGCTGTTTTCTTCGCGGCTTTTGCCCCTTCAATTTTAGCAGGAGCTTTTCCGGCGGTAGAAGCTGGTGCTTTAGAGGCGGTAGAGGCGGGCTGACATGATTTGTCAATAGAGGTGCAGAAGCTTCAAGCAAGTTCAAACCTTGGGAGCCATCTACACGAATAGAGCATTAAACCAGGTATGATGACATGAATGGTAAAGACTTACTGCAGTGAAGGGAATTTGTAGTGGGTGtggtagtggtggtggttgaagaGGGAGAGGTTGGGCAATCAACGATGGCAAACGCGCTTTAAATAAGTGACCCAAACCACGTGATTCGTGTATGTGCATTGCCACCGTGACCGGTTGACAACCGCGTCGGTCACGAGATAATCTCGGGCTACTCTAGCACGTTTCTCAAACAGAGTCTGGAATCAGATTGAAAACGCGAATAAGTAATCCAAAAATACAATGCAAAGTACAAGAGTGAGATTTATGGCAACTGCACTTGCACCTGCCCCGTCATCCCAACGGTCCCATCCAGTTCATCTTCGCACCACAGAGTGAATACACTCTGGTCGAGTCGGCGGCCATTTATTACAAGCGGGCGACCGACTATTAGAGGGTTTCGAGCACGATAGTTAAACTCCATTAGCTGAGCACGAGGAAAGTGATAGACAAGAGTTTCAAGGAGCATGAGGGCTGTCAGAGGTCCGTGGACAAGACGTTCTTCGTGTGATACCCGTCAACCATTCGGCGCAGCACCAATTTCTAGGAGATTTATAACGAACCTGGATAACCTTCGTGGCCCACAGCGTATTCCTTGTCCAAATGAATGTGATGAGCGTTCCACGTAATCGCAGAGAACCGAAAGAGAGTGGTCAAGGTCGGCTTATACTTAAACGAAAAGTCCTTTGTGGTGGGTATTCCTTTAACTGGCCAACGTCATCAGTTCCCTGCATCGCTGTTTCGCAGCTTTTGTGAACCGACCTTCCCGAGGACCACTCTTCTCTTGTGGACCACAAAGATATACATGGGTTCTTTCCTCAACAAGAGAAGGATCAGCCCTCCCAATCATCAAATATTCGATCTTGTTGTTCACAAATACCATTGGGTTCCCTTTCTCGAACCCCTTCTTCTCCACTGAATTCACCCACGAAGTTGCTTCTACTTTCTCGCCAATGAGAAGTGGCGTTTCCTGATTCCAAGTCATTCTGCCTCCTGCCCACATCCTTCTTGTAAATGGCTCCGGAGGGCCAAAGTCGCCATCGGTAGCATCGGGGCGGAGAAGAGACTCTGGGACATGCTTGTGGAAAAAAGCCATATGGTGACCGTATCCCAGGGGTTGTGACCTTCTCGGCCACAGGAATGGCTGCCTTTGAACACCATCCCGAGTGGGTAGAGTTATGTACATATCGGTTAGGCGTTCGGGATGAAGCGTATCCAGCATTATGGCATGTTTAGGGGATGCAATCCAGTCATCAAGAGTCTGAGAAGATAAGTGTCTCCGCGATAACTTGTGAAGGCATCTTAATGGACCTGAAAACATCGTTAAGCAGTTGCACACTGGTAAGAGTAAAAAGTTGCAGCCGTTGCCTGGGCCCTGTCGGGTGCACATCCAATCGGCAATGTTGGTTACCGAGCCGGAACATCGGCCATGAACACCTCCAGTCTTGAGTCAGGTTTCGCAAGGCAAGGACATACAGACTTATTACAGATAATAATATCAACTAAATAGCTGAGACGTTTGTCTAAGAGAGGCCACGTGAGTAGCCTCATAGTGTAAAATCAGAATCTAACGCGTAGGTATCATGGAGGCTAAGTAAAGAGCCATATCGTGGAAGAACTTCTACC
Proteins encoded:
- a CDS encoding uncharacterized protein (BUSCO:EOG09263IQ5); its protein translation is MSDFKMIAFTSFPQYQETFKTPVFEEDGDEMDLDENGFLESDELKLAWPGESLTSAQAYMRGHGTYVDNDEVIASVAGVVERVNKLITVRPVRTRYNPEVGDLVVGRITEVQARRWKVEANSRQEAVLMLSSVNLPGGVQRRKLESDELQMRMFFEEGDLLVAEVQAFFGDGTMSLHTRSLSYGKLRNGQLITVPPNLVRRLKSHFISLPCGVDLILGLNGYIWISKHVKENEREGEEGFDAEAVYSNRNDNIDDSTRIAISRVANIISVLASYSVPLTDTILLEAYEWSVEQEGDPKDLLQDHVGETLVTTVTARG